From one Flavobacterium kingsejongi genomic stretch:
- a CDS encoding UDP-N-acetylmuramoyl-tripeptide--D-alanyl-D-alanine ligase: MDIQAIHSLFLTCHSLSIDTRKIGDNALFVALKGDNFDANTFAAEALTKGASYVIVDNKDYYIDERTILVDNSLETLQELARFHRTYLGLPIIALTGSNGKTTTKELINVVLSKKYNVKATVGNLNNHIGVPLTLLSFDASTEIGIVEMGANHQKEIEFLCTIATPDFGYITNFGKAHLEGFGGIEGVIKGKSEMYDYLMQQDKVVFVNLDDALQDSKTKAMRRFTFGYRNPEAGISIYDIQTTPLVSITFNHTTVNSHLIGLYNANNINAAITIGHYFNISDAEIKDAIEHYTPTNNRSQLIRKNTNEIILDAYNANPSSMKAAIENFIQLEQANKMMILGDMFELGSESLQEHQNIIDLLIETKDILVYFVGHDFYSQNISLPHFKFFSTFEAVAEALKAHVITDHFILIKGSRGMALERCLQLLPE, encoded by the coding sequence ATGGATATTCAAGCAATTCATTCTTTATTCCTAACCTGCCATTCCCTATCTATCGATACCCGAAAGATTGGCGATAACGCTCTCTTTGTCGCATTAAAAGGTGACAATTTTGACGCCAATACCTTTGCTGCCGAAGCCCTTACAAAAGGAGCTTCCTATGTGATCGTTGATAACAAAGACTATTATATTGATGAAAGGACGATTCTTGTAGACAACAGTCTCGAAACACTCCAGGAATTAGCACGCTTTCACCGTACCTATCTTGGACTTCCCATCATTGCACTCACAGGCAGTAATGGAAAAACCACCACCAAAGAATTGATCAATGTGGTATTATCAAAGAAATACAATGTAAAAGCCACAGTAGGAAACCTAAACAACCATATCGGCGTACCCCTGACCTTGCTTTCATTTGATGCTTCGACAGAAATCGGAATCGTAGAAATGGGTGCCAATCACCAAAAAGAAATCGAATTCCTCTGCACCATTGCAACTCCTGATTTTGGGTATATTACCAATTTTGGAAAAGCACACCTGGAAGGCTTTGGTGGAATTGAAGGTGTCATTAAAGGCAAAAGTGAAATGTATGATTATCTTATGCAGCAGGATAAAGTCGTTTTTGTTAACCTGGATGATGCGTTACAGGACTCCAAAACAAAAGCCATGCGCCGTTTTACGTTTGGCTACCGCAATCCCGAAGCAGGCATTTCGATCTACGATATACAAACAACTCCCTTAGTAAGCATTACCTTTAATCATACTACGGTTAATTCACACCTTATCGGATTGTACAATGCCAACAACATTAACGCTGCCATTACTATTGGACATTATTTTAACATCAGCGATGCGGAAATTAAAGATGCCATTGAGCACTACACTCCTACAAACAATCGCTCACAGCTGATCCGCAAAAACACCAATGAAATCATCCTTGATGCTTATAATGCCAATCCAAGCAGTATGAAAGCGGCGATAGAAAATTTCATCCAACTGGAGCAAGCCAATAAAATGATGATTTTGGGCGATATGTTCGAACTCGGTTCGGAAAGCTTGCAGGAACATCAAAACATTATCGATCTATTGATTGAGACGAAGGACATATTGGTTTATTTTGTAGGCCATGATTTTTATAGCCAAAATATATCCTTACCTCATTTTAAGTTTTTCAGCACGTTTGAAGCAGTCGCAGAAGCACTAAAAGCCCACGTCATTACAGATCATTTTATCCTTATAAAAGGATCCCGCGGTATGGCGTTAGAGCGCTGCCTCCAACTCCTGCCAGAATAA